From a single Bacillus pseudomycoides DSM 12442 genomic region:
- a CDS encoding DinB family protein: MNKLIFKQFAMTRSYFIKNVESFSKEITNVQPDGFNNTIQWHIGHVLTVTEQFMLGFPHKTTHLPANYIELFGNGTKPADWKGDVPTVDKLIIELKDQLVRLQQIPAEQLNETLEKSFMGLETFGELAGLTLMHEANHLGQIQAMKRIIEHAGLKN; this comes from the coding sequence ATGAATAAACTAATATTTAAACAATTTGCGATGACAAGAAGTTATTTTATTAAAAACGTAGAATCATTTTCGAAGGAAATAACAAATGTACAGCCAGACGGTTTTAACAATACGATCCAATGGCATATCGGCCATGTATTAACGGTTACTGAACAGTTTATGCTCGGCTTTCCACATAAAACGACGCATCTTCCTGCAAATTATATCGAATTATTTGGAAACGGTACAAAGCCGGCTGATTGGAAGGGAGATGTACCTACCGTAGATAAACTCATTATAGAGTTGAAAGATCAATTAGTTCGTCTCCAACAAATTCCTGCTGAACAGTTAAATGAAACGCTGGAAAAATCATTTATGGGATTGGAAACCTTTGGAGAATTAGCCGGCCTTACATTAATGCATGAAGCAAATCATTTGGGGCAAATTCAAGCGATGAAGCGCATTATTGAACACGCGGGACTAAAGAACTAA
- a CDS encoding helix-turn-helix transcriptional regulator, which translates to MLENRVRELRARFRWTQQDLADAIGVTRQTIGLIEKGDYSPSVTMALKIAAAFQLTVEDVFYLKGKE; encoded by the coding sequence ATGCTTGAAAACAGAGTTAGAGAATTACGGGCAAGATTTAGGTGGACTCAGCAAGACTTGGCTGATGCAATTGGAGTGACGAGGCAGACAATTGGGTTAATTGAAAAAGGTGATTATTCTCCCTCTGTCACCATGGCGTTAAAAATAGCTGCCGCGTTTCAACTTACAGTAGAAGATGTTTTTTATTTAAAGGGAAAGGAATGA
- a CDS encoding VOC family protein, which yields MIHKVGQIMLYVNNQDEAVQFWTEKVGFHLVADEDNGQGFRWVEIAPTEKAETSMVLHNKELIAKMQPELNLSTPSMLFFTEDIDKLYKEFVEKEITVGELVNMPSGRAFNFADHEKNYFAIMEKK from the coding sequence ATGATTCATAAAGTTGGTCAAATTATGCTATATGTAAATAATCAAGATGAGGCTGTGCAATTTTGGACAGAAAAAGTAGGTTTCCACTTAGTTGCTGATGAAGATAACGGTCAAGGATTTAGATGGGTTGAAATCGCGCCAACAGAGAAAGCAGAAACGAGTATGGTTCTACATAATAAAGAATTAATTGCGAAGATGCAGCCTGAATTAAATCTTAGTACACCATCCATGTTGTTTTTCACTGAAGATATCGATAAATTATATAAAGAGTTTGTAGAGAAAGAAATTACAGTTGGAGAACTTGTAAATATGCCGTCTGGTAGAGCATTTAATTTTGCTGATCATGAGAAAAATTACTTTGCAATTATGGAAAAGAAGTAA
- a CDS encoding DUF2332 domain-containing protein, with the protein MLTQEQISNLFRNFSIKEGKGSSDLYEHLSLEISEDEEILTLASHAQLGQPTPNLLLGAVHYLLLKGNNHVLKQYYGSLVSVPEKNLEHAFQHFKDFCQIHREEIINILKTKLVQTNEVRRCTYLYPSFCYMFNKVNKPLALIEIGTSAGLQLFWDQYRYSYGTGEVFGNKDSKVHLKSEIKGENQPFFLQQSPPVVERIGLDLHINDLNNEEDYLWLRSLIWPEHKERLEMFDHAAACLKEQSVKLIEGDGVALLSEIAEQISEDAVICIFHTHVANQIPESVKHKLIDKVKEIGAKRDVFHLYNNMWDRDLHLDYFMNGKEYNETVGETDGHARWFSWRLGDKSLC; encoded by the coding sequence TTGCTTACACAAGAACAAATCTCCAACTTATTTAGAAATTTTTCTATAAAAGAAGGTAAAGGATCGAGCGATTTATACGAACATTTATCATTGGAAATTTCAGAAGATGAGGAAATCCTTACATTAGCGTCACACGCACAACTTGGTCAGCCAACTCCTAACTTATTACTTGGTGCCGTTCACTATTTATTACTGAAAGGGAATAATCATGTATTAAAACAATACTATGGTAGCCTTGTTTCTGTTCCAGAAAAAAATCTAGAACATGCTTTTCAACATTTTAAAGATTTTTGTCAGATTCATAGGGAAGAGATAATCAATATTTTAAAAACAAAGCTAGTGCAGACAAACGAAGTAAGACGATGTACATATTTATATCCGAGTTTTTGTTATATGTTTAATAAAGTGAATAAGCCTTTAGCGCTAATTGAAATTGGGACAAGTGCGGGCCTGCAGCTGTTCTGGGATCAATATAGATATTCTTATGGAACAGGCGAGGTGTTTGGAAATAAAGACTCTAAAGTTCATTTGAAATCAGAAATAAAAGGGGAGAATCAGCCATTTTTCTTACAACAAAGTCCACCTGTCGTAGAAAGAATCGGACTTGATTTACATATAAATGATTTAAATAATGAGGAAGATTATTTATGGTTACGCTCACTTATTTGGCCTGAGCATAAAGAACGACTTGAAATGTTTGATCACGCAGCAGCTTGTTTAAAAGAACAATCTGTGAAACTGATAGAAGGGGATGGAGTAGCTCTTCTTTCAGAAATTGCGGAACAAATCTCAGAGGATGCAGTAATTTGTATTTTCCACACACATGTGGCGAATCAAATACCAGAGAGTGTAAAACATAAATTAATAGATAAAGTGAAAGAAATTGGTGCGAAACGGGATGTTTTCCATCTTTATAACAATATGTGGGATAGAGATCTTCATCTTGATTATTTTATGAATGGGAAAGAATACAATGAAACTGTTGGAGAAACGGATGGCCATGCGCGTTGGTTTAGTTGGAGGTTGGGCGATAAATCGCTTTGTTAG
- a CDS encoding GNAT family N-acetyltransferase, with amino-acid sequence MSQVTLKKITSDNWREALTLSVNIEQQKFVSEVTPPVAIALAKAYIRPDDRMIEPFGIYHNEKMVGFFNLHYELDCQKDFWLFHFFIDKGHQRKGFGAAAIKALINHLKIVHPSCHRIRLTVHPENDSGQKFYSNQGFTDDEILTYGELTYSLYL; translated from the coding sequence ATGTCTCAAGTAACTCTGAAAAAAATAACTTCTGACAACTGGCGAGAGGCTCTCACGCTTTCTGTAAATATTGAACAACAAAAGTTTGTTTCTGAAGTTACACCACCTGTTGCTATTGCACTTGCTAAAGCGTATATTAGGCCGGATGATAGAATGATTGAACCTTTTGGAATTTATCATAACGAGAAAATGGTTGGTTTCTTTAATCTACATTACGAACTAGATTGTCAAAAGGACTTTTGGCTGTTTCATTTTTTTATCGACAAAGGACATCAAAGAAAAGGATTTGGAGCCGCGGCAATAAAAGCGTTAATTAACCATTTAAAAATCGTTCATCCATCTTGCCATCGTATTCGCTTAACTGTGCATCCTGAAAATGATTCGGGTCAAAAATTCTATTCTAATCAGGGGTTTACCGATGATGAAATTCTCACATACGGTGAACTAACCTATTCCTTGTATCTTTAG
- a CDS encoding GNAT family N-acetyltransferase, producing the protein MLFQKGSLSIRYVIEDDVNTISKWLTNPEVLQYYEGRDNPQSPEQVRTHFIHDPKSAEKRCLVEHAEEPIGYIQIYLIDSEWKKLYGYRENQNICGMDQFIGDTAYWNKGIGTELVKAAITYITDELGAEAIAMDPRVSNERAICCYEKCGFQKIKRLIKHELHEGKLEDCWMMEYRR; encoded by the coding sequence ATGTTATTTCAAAAAGGGAGTTTATCGATTAGATATGTTATAGAAGATGATGTGAATACCATTTCAAAATGGTTAACAAATCCAGAAGTTTTACAGTATTACGAAGGCAGAGATAATCCGCAATCTCCAGAGCAAGTTCGTACTCATTTTATTCATGACCCAAAGAGTGCTGAGAAAAGATGTTTAGTAGAACATGCTGAAGAACCGATTGGTTATATACAAATTTACCTGATCGATTCAGAATGGAAAAAGTTATATGGATATAGAGAAAATCAAAATATATGTGGGATGGACCAATTTATTGGGGACACAGCATATTGGAATAAGGGAATCGGTACAGAGCTTGTGAAAGCAGCAATTACATATATCACCGATGAGTTAGGGGCAGAAGCAATTGCGATGGATCCAAGAGTGAGCAATGAACGTGCGATTTGTTGTTATGAAAAGTGTGGATTTCAAAAGATAAAAAGGTTAATAAAACATGAACTTCATGAAGGGAAGCTAGAAGATTGCTGGATGATGGAGTATAGACGATAA
- a CDS encoding phosphotransferase family protein — MNLGNPIAIGNTAKIYLYDNKIVKVLKKHFPNTESLYEAKKQEYAYSCGIQVPKVLEVTKIKGRQAIIMEYVKGKTVGDLLIHNMERAEHYIGICVNAQQKVHAVVVDSDLLEPMSEKLRRQIESVQNLDEKQKGKLLRKLDSMVFEPRLCHGDFHPFNLILSNDNVKIIDWVDANAGDIRADVYRTYLLYAQASVELAEMYLRIYCKNAGLSRDEVIKWAPIIAGARLSEKVSSENIEHLKRLVHQYCH; from the coding sequence TTGAACCTAGGTAATCCGATAGCTATTGGGAATACAGCAAAGATATATCTTTATGATAATAAAATTGTGAAAGTGCTTAAAAAACACTTTCCAAATACAGAATCGTTATATGAAGCAAAGAAACAAGAATACGCTTATTCATGTGGGATTCAAGTCCCAAAGGTATTAGAAGTCACAAAAATAAAGGGTAGGCAAGCAATTATAATGGAATATGTAAAAGGGAAAACAGTAGGTGATCTCTTAATTCATAATATGGAACGAGCGGAGCATTACATAGGTATTTGTGTTAATGCACAACAAAAGGTGCATGCTGTTGTTGTTGATTCGGATTTACTTGAACCGATGTCAGAAAAGCTACGTCGTCAAATTGAATCAGTACAGAATCTAGATGAGAAACAAAAGGGTAAATTGTTAAGAAAATTGGATTCAATGGTATTTGAACCTAGGCTATGTCATGGGGATTTTCATCCATTTAATTTGATTTTGAGTAATGATAATGTGAAAATTATTGATTGGGTGGATGCTAACGCGGGAGATATTCGTGCCGATGTCTACCGAACATATTTGTTGTATGCCCAGGCTTCAGTAGAGTTGGCTGAAATGTATTTACGTATATATTGCAAAAATGCTGGTTTATCAAGGGATGAAGTTATAAAGTGGGCTCCTATTATTGCTGGGGCAAGATTGTCAGAAAAAGTATCTTCAGAAAACATAGAACATCTAAAGAGATTAGTACACCAGTATTGTCATTAA
- a CDS encoding VOC family protein, translated as MKIEHIAIWVNDLEAMRTFYTQYFNGEANSLYHNKAKHFESYFITFESGARLEIMRKKGIEDKPSSNLTGYAHIAFSVGSEENVNQLTKALKEAGYPVLNGPRFTGDGYYESVISDPEGNQIEITI; from the coding sequence ATGAAAATCGAACATATAGCTATTTGGGTAAATGATTTAGAGGCAATGCGCACTTTCTATACACAATACTTTAATGGAGAGGCAAATTCTTTATATCACAATAAAGCTAAACACTTCGAATCTTATTTTATTACTTTTGAATCTGGAGCACGCCTTGAAATTATGCGAAAGAAAGGAATAGAAGATAAACCTAGTTCTAACCTAACTGGATATGCCCATATCGCTTTCTCTGTTGGTAGTGAAGAAAATGTGAATCAACTAACCAAAGCATTAAAAGAAGCTGGATATCCTGTATTAAATGGACCACGTTTCACTGGAGATGGCTATTATGAGAGCGTAATTAGTGATCCAGAAGGAAATCAAATCGAAATAACTATCTAG
- a CDS encoding DUF6985 domain-containing protein produces MEGFNFSEKYDCWDGSINVNCSVSFFEQKKIEIKGYLESNQPLTKESYNTLCYLKEHFDIVYENILKGLFELQCKDLMSYEIYNENDHSFSPITFNSMEEIHPYIGTPTFEILPDYTKDNYAYFAISFDEGCLLSIEHGLIALFFKNDMIHIQPSDSYCMLQMLMDYEEDCTKWQKDFWLVCYELAKNNLLNDRELVRAKWLKSK; encoded by the coding sequence GTGGAAGGTTTTAACTTTTCTGAAAAATACGACTGTTGGGATGGGTCTATAAACGTAAATTGTTCCGTTTCGTTTTTTGAACAAAAAAAAATTGAGATAAAGGGGTATTTAGAGAGTAATCAACCTTTAACAAAAGAATCTTATAATACGCTATGTTATTTAAAGGAACACTTTGATATTGTTTATGAAAATATACTAAAGGGTCTATTTGAATTGCAATGTAAAGATTTAATGAGTTACGAGATATATAATGAAAATGATCATTCCTTTAGTCCCATTACTTTTAATAGTATGGAAGAAATCCATCCTTATATAGGAACTCCTACATTTGAGATTTTACCTGACTATACGAAGGATAACTATGCTTACTTTGCAATTTCATTTGATGAAGGTTGCTTGCTATCTATTGAACATGGTCTCATAGCTTTATTTTTTAAAAATGATATGATTCATATTCAGCCTTCTGATTCATATTGTATGCTTCAGATGCTTATGGATTACGAGGAAGATTGTACAAAGTGGCAAAAAGATTTTTGGTTAGTGTGTTATGAACTAGCTAAGAACAATCTATTAAACGATAGAGAATTGGTTAGAGCCAAGTGGTTGAAAAGTAAATAA
- a CDS encoding small multi-drug export protein yields the protein MLEWAQNAGEMWQYVVLFLLAFAPWMDVSIVVPLGIAWGLQPFAVGVTAFAGNLILVLLLGFFFKQYAKWQAARKLKKGITTPSKKETRSRRIWERYGIPGLALLAPILVGTDIAAVLALTFGSNKTHVISWMTVSLAVWTIIFVVASMYGFSLLHII from the coding sequence ATGCTAGAGTGGGCTCAAAATGCAGGTGAAATGTGGCAATATGTCGTTTTATTTCTATTAGCTTTTGCTCCATGGATGGATGTATCAATCGTTGTACCACTTGGTATCGCATGGGGATTGCAACCATTTGCAGTAGGGGTGACTGCATTTGCAGGGAATCTTATCTTGGTTCTATTATTGGGATTCTTCTTTAAGCAGTATGCAAAATGGCAAGCGGCAAGAAAGTTAAAAAAAGGTATAACAACACCTTCTAAAAAAGAAACTAGATCAAGGCGAATATGGGAACGATATGGTATTCCTGGTTTGGCATTGCTTGCTCCCATTCTCGTAGGAACTGATATTGCAGCCGTATTAGCTTTAACATTTGGATCTAACAAGACACACGTCATAAGTTGGATGACAGTCAGTCTAGCGGTATGGACAATCATTTTTGTAGTTGCTTCGATGTATGGATTTAGCCTTTTACATATTATTTAG
- a CDS encoding DUF4020 domain-containing protein, protein MWITSEVEIPDELFDNLEQGRLVLFVGAGVSMKGKSNLPNFDDLVDEIAEALYVEKRENTEPHDYYLGKVAKTKDVHQVAQDLVDVKNSKPNPLHYAIPRLFSDDIDVRIVTTNFDQHFTSVIREMNPDINIYYAPALPTGRAFKGLAYIHGNVEQEKENLILTDGDFGRAYLTEGWARRFLVDLFSNYTVLFIGYSHNDPVMKYLATGLPPSTKRYAFVAQGDNTYHWEHLGVRPIVYPNKANNHQALVQAVKRWAELMGDNYITKRMRIRDIVTVPPSVEQEQLSYIKQSVKKIETLRYFIEFARDYGWVEWLEAEGKIQNLFLLSTIHSEEDELLAEWLVKQFLFSHQKELFQLIYKNHSKISPLLWRTICTYLNETKEPIEPLLFAKWTLLLLETAEKNSSSIELVSYLLHKCSFPDHKEIFVLLLAFILDGKIKLKRVRRWEHDMQDSIELEETSRLPVPVFAFVQRIWDERMKPHIAYFADPIMVMGLEKIQMLFLRQTALQKKDGVTYNTVEFSEHDLQPKDFTFLIRIVKECLAYLCENNKRKANYYIAQMIETDSIVQKRIAIAAMSKNLFVTDDEKIKWLLEQKLLLHVTYRHEVFKFLKKHYPFTSEQRKQEVLQKVMKHLVNERAFDVCLIMDLLYTCDPNSNCTVQAYKKMKQKHPHFSPERYGEKRVEDAVQSITCNVTADGLLQLKDHEMMKQVRLFSHDGIFEQRHFLEMLSKACKLDTEWSISLAYQLVGESNVSNEVWFVCIRAWRNNRKLTNQQIQKIIPLLQRFVRNTSFHWLISSFLYEISNRLEEFQENSIRVVKRFAFSLFPQVMKGDPNFKIEEHDFYNESIQHPIGKMTSVLLKLLAYDHLYDRNIHEYLFLFEEQMRTFSQSTNFMFARLTADITFLYHIEKQWCRKNLLPYLDLKKQEKSIKYAWAGLCYTQINLPLFTEIKRHIKYAVEHLYLLHPHTKEVFLKWLSFVFIKCVLYWEQRADWLYPLFIQETENDKIKFMEHLCYYVKTLSVREQQKFWEAWLAGFLIERPKMSSVTGREYVMFLRFVLCMDEVAEKGLQTILTRFSPPSERYDQAEMKQLFLSILEKKNNMKYHVEAYGELFFSLLQNLHEANSFENEIIEIKQLLTEYQVEKHLLISIQNEMIRIGLVMTNLQD, encoded by the coding sequence ATGTGGATTACTTCAGAAGTAGAAATTCCAGATGAACTATTTGATAATCTTGAACAAGGAAGGCTTGTATTATTTGTCGGAGCAGGAGTTTCTATGAAAGGGAAATCAAACTTACCAAATTTCGATGATTTAGTTGATGAAATTGCGGAAGCTTTATATGTTGAAAAGCGTGAAAATACAGAACCGCATGATTATTATCTTGGAAAAGTTGCGAAGACGAAAGATGTACATCAAGTTGCACAAGATCTTGTTGATGTGAAAAATTCAAAACCGAATCCATTACACTATGCCATTCCACGGCTTTTTTCAGATGATATTGATGTTCGCATCGTTACTACAAATTTTGATCAGCATTTTACAAGTGTAATTCGGGAAATGAATCCAGATATTAATATATATTACGCACCTGCACTTCCAACAGGTAGAGCGTTTAAAGGTTTAGCATATATACACGGCAATGTAGAACAGGAAAAAGAAAATTTAATATTAACGGATGGCGATTTTGGAAGGGCTTACTTAACAGAGGGTTGGGCAAGAAGATTTTTAGTTGATTTATTTTCAAATTATACGGTGTTATTCATCGGATATAGTCATAATGATCCTGTCATGAAATATTTAGCAACAGGTTTACCACCGAGTACAAAACGTTATGCATTTGTTGCGCAAGGAGATAATACATATCATTGGGAGCATTTAGGAGTAAGGCCCATTGTTTATCCAAATAAGGCGAACAATCATCAGGCACTTGTTCAAGCGGTGAAGCGCTGGGCTGAATTAATGGGAGATAATTATATTACAAAAAGAATGCGGATTCGTGATATCGTGACAGTTCCACCATCAGTTGAACAAGAGCAATTATCATATATAAAACAATCAGTAAAAAAAATTGAAACACTCCGGTATTTTATAGAATTTGCTCGCGATTATGGATGGGTAGAATGGTTAGAGGCAGAAGGCAAAATCCAAAATTTATTTTTGCTTTCCACTATTCATAGTGAAGAGGATGAGTTGTTGGCCGAGTGGCTCGTCAAACAATTTCTTTTTAGCCACCAAAAAGAATTATTTCAGCTTATTTATAAAAATCACTCAAAAATTTCTCCTTTGTTATGGCGAACGATTTGTACGTATTTAAACGAAACAAAAGAGCCAATTGAACCGCTATTATTCGCAAAATGGACATTGCTCTTACTGGAAACAGCAGAAAAAAATAGTAGCTCTATAGAATTGGTTTCATATTTGTTACATAAATGTTCCTTTCCTGATCATAAAGAAATTTTCGTCTTATTGTTGGCGTTTATTTTGGATGGGAAAATTAAATTAAAGCGTGTCAGAAGATGGGAACACGATATGCAAGATTCAATTGAATTAGAGGAGACAAGCCGTTTACCAGTTCCCGTATTTGCATTTGTACAAAGAATCTGGGATGAAAGAATGAAACCGCATATCGCATATTTTGCTGACCCAATTATGGTTATGGGGTTAGAAAAAATCCAAATGTTATTTTTAAGGCAGACTGCACTGCAGAAAAAGGACGGTGTGACATATAATACAGTCGAATTTTCAGAGCATGATTTACAGCCGAAAGATTTTACATTTTTAATTCGTATTGTAAAAGAATGTCTCGCCTATTTATGTGAAAATAATAAGAGAAAGGCAAACTACTATATCGCCCAAATGATAGAAACAGATAGTATAGTACAAAAACGGATTGCAATAGCTGCGATGAGTAAAAATTTATTTGTAACTGACGATGAAAAAATCAAATGGCTACTAGAACAAAAATTACTTTTACATGTTACATATAGGCATGAAGTATTTAAATTTTTAAAGAAGCATTATCCATTTACCTCGGAACAAAGAAAGCAAGAAGTGTTACAAAAGGTTATGAAACACCTTGTTAATGAGAGGGCTTTTGATGTTTGTCTTATTATGGATTTACTTTATACATGTGATCCAAATAGTAATTGTACAGTACAAGCATATAAAAAAATGAAACAAAAACATCCTCATTTTTCCCCAGAACGTTACGGTGAAAAGCGAGTAGAGGATGCTGTACAAAGTATTACATGCAACGTAACGGCCGATGGATTATTGCAGTTGAAAGACCATGAAATGATGAAACAAGTTAGGCTTTTTTCTCATGATGGTATTTTTGAACAGCGTCATTTTTTAGAAATGTTATCAAAAGCATGTAAATTGGATACAGAGTGGAGTATTTCGCTTGCGTATCAATTAGTAGGGGAAAGTAATGTAAGTAATGAAGTATGGTTTGTCTGTATTCGGGCATGGAGAAATAATCGTAAGCTTACAAATCAACAAATACAAAAAATCATTCCACTCCTGCAACGATTTGTAAGAAATACATCTTTTCATTGGTTAATTAGCAGTTTTCTTTATGAAATCAGCAATCGATTAGAAGAATTCCAAGAGAATAGTATACGTGTGGTGAAACGTTTTGCCTTTTCTTTATTTCCTCAAGTAATGAAAGGTGATCCGAATTTTAAGATAGAAGAGCATGATTTTTATAATGAATCTATTCAACATCCTATTGGAAAGATGACGTCAGTATTATTAAAGTTACTAGCATATGACCACTTATATGATCGGAATATTCATGAATACTTGTTTTTATTTGAAGAACAAATGCGAACATTTTCACAGAGTACAAACTTCATGTTTGCACGATTAACAGCAGATATAACATTTTTATATCATATTGAGAAACAATGGTGTAGAAAAAATTTGCTACCTTATCTCGATTTAAAAAAACAAGAAAAATCAATAAAATATGCATGGGCAGGACTTTGCTATACACAAATAAATTTACCGTTATTTACAGAGATAAAGCGACATATTAAATATGCAGTCGAGCATTTATATTTGTTACATCCACATACAAAAGAAGTATTCTTAAAGTGGCTCAGCTTTGTTTTTATTAAATGTGTATTATATTGGGAACAGCGAGCAGATTGGTTATATCCGCTTTTTATACAGGAAACGGAAAATGACAAAATTAAGTTTATGGAACATTTATGTTATTATGTGAAAACATTAAGCGTGAGAGAACAACAAAAATTTTGGGAAGCTTGGTTAGCTGGATTTTTAATTGAACGTCCAAAAATGAGTTCCGTAACTGGTAGGGAATATGTCATGTTTTTACGTTTTGTATTATGTATGGATGAAGTTGCCGAAAAAGGATTACAAACAATTCTTACTCGTTTCTCTCCACCATCAGAACGTTACGATCAAGCGGAAATGAAACAACTATTTTTGTCTATTTTGGAAAAGAAAAATAATATGAAATATCATGTAGAAGCCTATGGTGAGTTGTTTTTTTCGTTATTACAAAACCTTCATGAGGCAAATTCTTTTGAAAATGAAATCATTGAGATTAAACAATTGTTAACAGAGTACCAAGTGGAGAAACATTTGCTAATATCTATTCAAAACGAAATGATTCGTATTGGACTTGTGATGACAAATTTACAAGATTAA
- a CDS encoding YndM family protein: MSNFTIVLIKFISCIIAFAIGLDLFFDATIVDVISFSLFVTIVSYMFVDKILLNHIGNSAAIMADFLLTYLSVWIFGNILLDNYMQIAWGSIISAIVFTLSEVFVHRFSHTHERLNNERINMNGRFAYGTEFAEEQNILDKDKKK; the protein is encoded by the coding sequence TTGAGCAATTTTACGATTGTGCTTATCAAATTTATATCGTGTATCATTGCTTTTGCTATCGGACTTGATTTATTTTTTGATGCAACAATTGTTGATGTTATTTCCTTTAGCCTGTTTGTAACAATCGTTTCTTATATGTTTGTTGATAAAATCCTTTTGAATCATATTGGCAATTCCGCCGCTATTATGGCTGACTTTTTGTTAACATATTTAAGTGTGTGGATTTTCGGTAATATTTTATTGGACAATTATATGCAGATTGCATGGGGTAGTATTATATCCGCTATTGTCTTTACATTATCTGAAGTGTTTGTGCATCGTTTTTCTCATACGCATGAACGGCTCAATAATGAACGAATTAATATGAATGGCCGCTTCGCGTATGGAACTGAGTTTGCTGAAGAACAAAACATCTTAGATAAAGATAAGAAAAAATAA
- a CDS encoding GNAT family N-acetyltransferase: MDIFIRKLEIHDLNGIPEIDDSFTVDSKLFLSLAAMDQRIEYTVQEIQSYEKNYSEDIYKEDQENDLDYSEYVNNPDKIIYLAFMNHQIIGMIIVKRNWNGFAYVEDIKVDKQFRQLGVGRKLIEQAKHWAQACEMPGIMLETQNNNVKACKFYESCGFVIGGFDFLVYKGIHEQNDEVAIYWYLRFKDSPI; this comes from the coding sequence ATGGACATTTTTATTAGAAAACTAGAAATACATGATTTGAATGGAATTCCTGAAATTGATGATAGTTTTACGGTTGATTCTAAGCTATTCCTTTCATTAGCAGCGATGGATCAACGAATAGAATACACCGTGCAAGAAATACAAAGCTATGAGAAAAATTATTCAGAAGATATATATAAAGAGGATCAAGAGAATGATTTAGATTATAGTGAATATGTTAATAATCCAGATAAGATAATTTATTTGGCGTTTATGAATCACCAAATAATTGGAATGATTATAGTAAAGAGAAACTGGAATGGTTTTGCTTACGTGGAAGATATAAAAGTAGATAAGCAGTTTAGACAACTTGGAGTTGGTAGGAAATTAATTGAGCAGGCAAAGCATTGGGCGCAAGCTTGTGAAATGCCAGGAATCATGCTGGAGACACAGAACAATAATGTTAAAGCATGCAAATTTTATGAAAGTTGTGGCTTTGTTATAGGAGGCTTTGATTTTCTTGTATATAAAGGCATTCATGAGCAAAATGATGAAGTTGCAATATATTGGTATTTGAGATTTAAAGACAGTCCGATATAA
- a CDS encoding SgcJ/EcaC family oxidoreductase — translation MSKGYDSKEHQQEEIHAIRQTITEMEIAFNTHDADELDRYFTLNATWVNVFGKRLSGWKQINETHKVLLPGPLRDSYACYTVESINFIRSDVAIAHIRQYPTTSEGKIIEDEQGSLAVYVMVKEKETWKIAAGQNTLVQ, via the coding sequence ATGTCTAAAGGTTATGATTCAAAAGAACATCAACAAGAAGAAATACATGCAATCCGGCAAACGATCACCGAAATGGAAATTGCATTTAATACACATGATGCGGATGAATTAGATCGCTACTTCACTTTAAATGCCACATGGGTCAATGTATTTGGCAAGCGGCTTTCAGGTTGGAAGCAAATCAATGAGACACACAAAGTTCTTTTACCAGGACCTCTTCGGGACTCATACGCTTGTTATACAGTTGAAAGTATTAACTTTATTCGCTCTGATGTAGCTATCGCACATATTAGACAATACCCAACAACCTCTGAAGGAAAAATAATAGAAGATGAGCAAGGGAGCCTTGCTGTTTATGTGATGGTTAAAGAAAAAGAAACATGGAAAATTGCTGCTGGGCAAAATACGCTTGTTCAATAG